A section of the Rhizobium sp. SSA_523 genome encodes:
- a CDS encoding LLM class flavin-dependent oxidoreductase — translation MIPFSILDLSPIPEGSDTSAALDHSRRLAQKAEDEGYRRLWLAEHHGMAGIASAATAVVIGHVAAGTKRIRVGSGGVMLPNHSPLVIAEQFGTLDALFPGRIDLGLGRAPGTDMRTARALRRNLEAGADSFPQDILELQRLLGPQQEDQPILAVPGMDSNVPIWLLGSSIYSAHLAAALGLPYAFASHFAPDMLLDAIAIYRERFQPSETLDRPYVMAGLMGVAAPTDEEAQYHFTSAQQQFVNLRRNVRGRFPRPVKSMDGFWTEMERMTVEHTLRYAAVGSPQTVSKTLAGFVEQTGADELIISMPIHDIEARLTSVELFASLPLMQKQG, via the coding sequence ATGATCCCCTTTTCCATTCTCGACCTCTCCCCGATCCCCGAGGGGTCCGACACCTCCGCCGCCCTCGATCACTCCCGCCGCCTGGCCCAGAAGGCCGAGGATGAAGGCTATCGGCGCCTCTGGCTTGCCGAGCATCACGGCATGGCCGGCATTGCCAGCGCCGCCACCGCGGTGGTCATCGGTCACGTTGCTGCCGGCACCAAGCGCATCCGCGTCGGCTCCGGCGGCGTCATGCTGCCAAACCATTCCCCGCTGGTGATTGCCGAACAGTTCGGCACGCTGGACGCGCTGTTTCCCGGCCGCATCGATCTAGGTCTCGGCCGCGCGCCCGGAACCGATATGCGCACCGCCCGCGCCCTGCGCCGCAATCTGGAGGCCGGTGCCGACAGTTTCCCGCAGGATATCCTGGAACTGCAGCGATTGCTCGGACCACAGCAGGAGGATCAGCCGATCCTGGCAGTGCCCGGCATGGATTCCAATGTCCCGATCTGGCTTCTGGGCTCCAGCATCTACAGCGCCCATCTGGCCGCCGCCCTTGGCCTTCCCTATGCCTTCGCATCGCATTTCGCGCCCGACATGCTGCTCGATGCGATCGCCATCTATCGCGAGCGGTTCCAGCCGTCCGAAACACTCGATCGGCCTTACGTGATGGCCGGTCTGATGGGGGTTGCCGCGCCGACGGATGAAGAGGCGCAATATCATTTCACCTCCGCGCAGCAGCAATTCGTCAATCTGCGGCGCAATGTCCGCGGCCGATTCCCGAGGCCGGTCAAGTCCATGGACGGCTTCTGGACGGAGATGGAGCGCATGACGGTGGAGCATACGCTGCGCTATGCCGCCGTCGGCTCTCCGCAGACCGTTTCCAAAACGCTGGCGGGCTTTGTCGAGCAGACCGGCGCCGATGAGCTTATCATCTCCATGCCGATCCACGACATCGAGGCGCGGCTGACCTCGGTGGAACTCTTCGCCTCGCTTCCCCTGATGCAGAAGCAGGGGTAA